Proteins encoded by one window of Halomonas chromatireducens:
- a CDS encoding glycosyltransferase family 2 protein — protein MSLAAVLIVKNEEAHLRACLETLSWADEIVVVDAGSVDATRNIARAFTDKVVVEDDWQGFGVQRQRAEALVESDWILMIDADERVTPELSDSILAAVALNEPAIYTLPRLSWCFGAFIRHSGWYPDRVARLYPRQRAGYNASLVHEKLENPERLTVKPLQGDLLHFTYRDLRHYLEKSAHYAQAWAEQRAARGKRGSLAAGIGHGIGCFLRMYLFKAGFLDGRQGLLLALLSAHSTFAKYADLWVRTRTSPPPDDAPGR, from the coding sequence ATGAGCCTGGCTGCCGTATTGATCGTCAAGAACGAGGAGGCGCACCTCCGAGCCTGTTTGGAGACGCTGAGCTGGGCGGACGAGATCGTGGTGGTGGATGCCGGCAGTGTGGATGCCACCCGCAACATCGCCAGGGCCTTCACCGATAAGGTCGTGGTCGAGGACGACTGGCAGGGCTTCGGCGTGCAGCGCCAGCGCGCCGAGGCGCTGGTGGAGAGCGACTGGATCCTGATGATCGATGCCGACGAGCGGGTAACGCCCGAGCTGAGTGACAGCATCCTGGCCGCCGTGGCCTTGAACGAACCGGCCATCTATACGCTGCCGCGCCTCTCCTGGTGTTTCGGGGCCTTCATTCGCCACTCGGGCTGGTATCCGGATCGTGTGGCACGGCTCTATCCGCGCCAGCGTGCCGGGTACAACGCCTCCCTGGTGCACGAGAAGCTGGAAAATCCGGAGCGGCTGACGGTGAAACCGCTTCAGGGCGACCTGCTCCACTTCACCTACCGCGACCTGCGCCATTACCTGGAGAAGTCCGCCCACTACGCCCAGGCATGGGCCGAGCAGCGTGCGGCGCGGGGCAAGCGGGGCAGCCTGGCGGCCGGCATCGGGCATGGCATCGGCTGCTTTCTGCGCATGTATCTGTTCAAGGCCGGCTTCCTGGACGGGCGCCAGGGCCTGCTGCTGGCGTTGCTCTCGGCCCACTCGACCTTCGCCAAGTATGCTGACCTCTGGGTCAGGACTCGGACGTCGCCTCCTCCCGACGACGCACCAGGTCGCTGA